Proteins found in one Paenibacillus borealis genomic segment:
- a CDS encoding carbohydrate binding domain-containing protein, translated as MKRNVSAVLAAAVIINGLLSPLGSGAAGAVPAKSKLAAVADATAAVQNGDLAASEMKAFTDVSADNWAAPAVQRWSRSGVISGYGDGSFRPDSQVTRAEFAAIINRIFGYKEAAASLPADIPAGAWYRNDIAKAVAAGYLSAGADNHIQPAAKLKRGEAVVALQKIFRLDTVNHAKGEYSDLAGAGSEVISAADALTAAGYIQGYPGGLFKPDGNITRAELAKMADMLVQELQSSGGEMKLGTVQGNVVLNHEGATLKDSIIEGNLYLTEGIGEGDIRIEGVQVKGTTYIRGGGEHSVTLADSSFGTIQVAKPRGTVRIVASGTTTAGNVQLNSGASLEESNLTGEGFTNVELSAGEKTVTLKGNYGVVSTADPAGSRIALNISGKLAKLVWGAPGTIVLMDKAQVAELLIKPGAKGLAIQGSGSFGTVLNQADDVTVGGSALKQGSRTNLNPAAPQASQLPAAGSGGETAATATPAATPAPEVTPEPTPVITPSPLPTSTPLPEVTPTPAPTSDPWTLVWNDEFDDGSIDPAKWTYDLGDGTIVGNPGWGNNELEYYTSDGKNVKEEDGKLVITARKEAVGGKPYTSSRIKTKGLYSKLYGKFEIRAKAPTGKGLWPAIWMLPEDYTYGNWAASGELDIMEGWGSRPNVVAGTIHYGSQWPDNVYSGKEYVLPGNSTIEDYHTYSIEWEPGEIRWYVDGVLFSTKNDWYSKSSGQPAMNAYPAPFNQRFHLLMNLAVGGNFDGNPTEETVFPSSMEIDYVRIYELTGREYREPVPVEFEKEPYLEGAKLPLEDGNFIHNNGFTEQVEGDAGMGIPNTAHWVLYKDEGADAALSVEPIGGQNFLKVNISSAGGNSYSIQPQAIVSVAKGRYYKLSFDAKTDTARDISVRLTGGAPLGFPSYSPAFKADLTPEIQHFETMFQMKESSDNAARIEFNMGTNASPVWLGNARLEEIDHIPFDHDSAKTPLGSGNHLYNGSFDLGEPDRLSYWHTGATGGAAVLPVVVDPGVLKLEISGGDGGSADVALLQKGIFLVQGHDYKLTFEAESSSPRTAFVELRGNDGTVYASQPVQLTADKQQVEAVFTNLAGATDHLGQFVLRLGGTAGTVYVDNFVLLRTSFYYDPTLTYYPLLNGDFSFGLNNWERLVTEDGGQSTAAAVDGAAKFSITNTGNKAYSVMLFQNGLKAAAGSDYVVEFDASSSVARQISVKAENAKYFSSMDKTIDISPATDHYRFEFRQTTNDTLSLKFLLGKVGDVSVPQSHDIIIDNVKFEIKDAPAKPQELLADSTGNRVSQPIELTFIEKGDWSGKINAVKVDGVTLADELYSLKSGAIIIDAAAFPAEGSYKITVEAEGYVGSSIVQVILANDNNLVVNGSFTSGDSGWSTWSGGGGVSNFKVNEGVAEIEIAAAGGDTWSTQFYQEHIKLEAGKTYELSFKAKSTVARQIIVEYSGTSAQSAQAKFDVTATWATYSAQFSVTNDSPLKLNYLIGKTVGEDGTANGTAHTISLDDIVVREVTGGPVIEPASGTLDNGTFNADQGIKGWTQYFEEPGKGSAAVKDEELDISLNFTGLYNYTAQVDYRDLKLVKGKTYTLTFKARSDVNRLIEVAVEHFGPDYNKYLPVTALALTSEMEVYSYTFTMNDSTDAGAHLVFLMGLIDGNSAQTNTAIQAGNHIYIDDVSLVEAP; from the coding sequence ATGAAAAGAAATGTATCTGCGGTGTTAGCGGCCGCTGTGATCATTAACGGCCTTTTGTCACCGCTGGGCAGCGGAGCGGCAGGTGCCGTGCCTGCGAAGAGTAAGCTGGCAGCTGTGGCGGATGCAACGGCTGCGGTGCAGAACGGGGATTTGGCTGCCAGCGAAATGAAAGCGTTTACTGATGTGAGTGCGGACAATTGGGCGGCGCCTGCAGTACAGCGCTGGAGCCGCAGCGGCGTAATTTCCGGTTACGGGGACGGGAGCTTCCGGCCGGATAGTCAGGTGACCCGGGCAGAATTCGCGGCAATCATCAACCGCATATTTGGCTATAAGGAAGCGGCAGCCTCCCTCCCGGCAGATATACCTGCGGGAGCCTGGTACAGGAACGATATCGCCAAGGCGGTAGCGGCGGGGTATCTAAGCGCAGGAGCGGATAACCATATCCAGCCTGCAGCTAAGCTGAAGCGCGGGGAAGCGGTTGTGGCGCTGCAGAAGATTTTCCGGCTGGATACCGTCAATCATGCCAAGGGGGAGTATAGCGATCTGGCGGGAGCAGGCAGCGAGGTCATTTCAGCAGCGGATGCATTGACTGCAGCCGGCTATATTCAAGGCTATCCCGGAGGCTTGTTCAAGCCGGACGGGAATATTACGCGCGCCGAGCTGGCCAAGATGGCCGATATGCTGGTGCAGGAGCTCCAGTCCTCCGGCGGGGAGATGAAGCTGGGGACGGTGCAGGGGAATGTGGTGCTGAACCATGAAGGAGCTACGCTCAAGGACAGCATAATTGAAGGCAATCTCTATCTTACCGAAGGTATCGGAGAAGGGGATATCCGGATTGAAGGTGTGCAGGTTAAAGGCACAACCTATATCCGCGGCGGCGGTGAACACAGCGTGACCCTTGCGGACAGCAGTTTCGGCACTATTCAGGTTGCGAAGCCCCGCGGCACAGTCCGCATTGTTGCCAGCGGGACCACAACAGCCGGAAACGTACAGCTGAACTCTGGTGCCAGCCTTGAAGAAAGCAATCTCACCGGAGAAGGATTCACCAATGTTGAATTGTCAGCCGGGGAGAAGACGGTCACCCTTAAAGGGAATTATGGAGTGGTGTCCACCGCAGATCCGGCAGGAAGCCGCATTGCACTGAACATCTCCGGCAAGCTCGCTAAGCTGGTATGGGGAGCCCCCGGCACAATTGTGCTGATGGACAAAGCGCAGGTGGCCGAACTGCTCATCAAACCCGGGGCCAAAGGCCTCGCGATCCAGGGCAGCGGCAGCTTCGGCACCGTGCTGAATCAGGCGGATGATGTTACTGTAGGCGGCTCTGCCCTCAAGCAGGGCAGCAGAACGAATCTGAATCCGGCTGCACCGCAGGCCAGCCAGTTGCCTGCTGCCGGCAGCGGCGGAGAGACTGCCGCTACGGCAACACCGGCTGCGACACCGGCGCCGGAAGTCACACCGGAGCCGACACCGGTAATTACGCCGAGTCCGCTGCCTACATCGACCCCGTTGCCGGAAGTCACACCAACTCCGGCACCAACCAGCGATCCGTGGACTCTAGTGTGGAATGATGAATTCGATGACGGCTCCATTGATCCGGCCAAATGGACTTATGACCTTGGAGACGGAACCATAGTCGGTAATCCGGGCTGGGGCAATAATGAGCTGGAGTATTACACGAGCGACGGCAAGAACGTGAAGGAAGAAGACGGCAAGCTGGTCATCACCGCGCGTAAAGAAGCTGTAGGCGGTAAACCGTATACCTCCTCACGGATCAAAACAAAGGGATTGTACAGCAAACTGTACGGTAAATTCGAGATCCGGGCGAAAGCACCGACCGGCAAGGGGCTCTGGCCGGCCATCTGGATGCTGCCGGAAGATTACACCTACGGCAATTGGGCTGCCTCAGGAGAGCTGGATATTATGGAAGGCTGGGGCAGCCGCCCGAATGTGGTTGCCGGAACCATTCATTATGGTTCCCAGTGGCCGGATAATGTCTATTCCGGCAAGGAATATGTGCTGCCGGGTAATTCCACGATTGAAGATTACCACACCTATTCTATTGAGTGGGAGCCGGGAGAAATCCGCTGGTATGTGGATGGAGTCTTATTCTCCACCAAGAATGACTGGTACAGCAAGAGCAGCGGCCAGCCGGCTATGAATGCTTATCCGGCACCCTTCAACCAGAGGTTCCACCTTCTGATGAATCTGGCGGTAGGCGGTAACTTTGACGGTAACCCCACGGAGGAGACGGTATTTCCAAGTTCCATGGAAATTGACTATGTCAGAATATATGAGCTGACCGGACGCGAGTACCGGGAACCGGTACCGGTAGAGTTTGAGAAGGAGCCTTATCTGGAGGGTGCTAAGCTGCCGCTTGAGGACGGCAACTTCATTCATAACAACGGCTTCACCGAACAAGTGGAAGGCGATGCCGGAATGGGCATTCCGAATACAGCGCACTGGGTATTGTACAAGGATGAAGGAGCGGATGCAGCTCTATCGGTTGAGCCTATAGGCGGGCAGAATTTCCTCAAGGTGAATATCAGCAGCGCTGGCGGAAATTCTTATTCGATTCAGCCGCAGGCCATCGTCTCAGTCGCGAAGGGAAGATACTACAAGCTGAGCTTCGATGCCAAGACGGATACGGCGCGGGATATAAGCGTCCGGCTGACAGGCGGGGCGCCGCTGGGATTCCCGTCGTATTCACCGGCATTCAAAGCTGATCTGACACCGGAGATTCAGCATTTCGAGACGATGTTCCAAATGAAGGAGAGCTCGGATAATGCCGCGCGCATCGAGTTCAATATGGGCACCAATGCTTCACCGGTATGGCTCGGCAATGCCCGGCTGGAAGAGATTGATCATATTCCGTTCGATCATGACAGTGCCAAAACACCGCTGGGCAGCGGTAACCATCTCTACAATGGCAGCTTTGATCTGGGCGAGCCGGACCGGCTCAGTTATTGGCATACCGGGGCTACAGGCGGTGCAGCGGTGCTTCCGGTTGTGGTAGACCCGGGCGTCCTCAAGCTTGAAATTTCAGGCGGGGATGGCGGCAGCGCCGACGTTGCATTGCTGCAGAAGGGAATTTTCCTGGTGCAGGGGCACGACTACAAGCTGACCTTCGAAGCCGAGAGTTCCTCCCCGAGGACAGCATTCGTTGAACTGCGGGGCAATGACGGCACGGTATACGCTTCACAGCCCGTGCAGCTTACAGCAGACAAACAGCAGGTAGAGGCGGTGTTCACGAACCTTGCAGGAGCAACGGATCATCTGGGTCAATTCGTCCTGCGGCTTGGCGGGACTGCCGGAACCGTGTATGTGGATAATTTCGTTCTGCTGCGCACCAGCTTCTATTATGACCCTACCCTGACCTATTACCCATTGCTGAACGGGGACTTCAGCTTCGGCCTGAACAACTGGGAGCGGCTGGTTACGGAAGACGGCGGGCAGAGTACTGCGGCGGCAGTGGACGGAGCGGCGAAATTCAGCATTACGAATACCGGTAACAAGGCATATTCAGTTATGCTGTTCCAGAATGGGCTGAAGGCTGCTGCCGGCTCTGATTATGTGGTCGAATTCGATGCCAGCTCCAGCGTTGCACGCCAGATCAGCGTGAAGGCGGAGAATGCGAAATACTTCTCTTCAATGGATAAGACAATCGATATATCACCGGCAACAGATCATTACAGATTCGAATTCCGGCAGACAACGAATGATACGCTTTCGCTGAAATTCCTGCTTGGCAAGGTGGGCGATGTGAGCGTTCCGCAGAGCCATGACATCATCATCGACAATGTGAAGTTCGAGATCAAAGACGCGCCGGCCAAGCCGCAGGAGCTGCTCGCAGACAGCACCGGTAACCGGGTGTCGCAGCCGATCGAGCTTACCTTCATAGAGAAGGGAGACTGGTCTGGCAAAATTAATGCCGTGAAGGTGGACGGTGTCACGCTTGCGGATGAACTTTACAGTCTGAAATCCGGCGCGATTATCATCGATGCTGCGGCATTCCCGGCAGAGGGCAGCTATAAGATTACCGTGGAAGCAGAGGGTTATGTAGGCTCAAGTATCGTTCAGGTCATTCTGGCCAATGACAACAACCTCGTGGTCAACGGTTCATTCACAAGCGGTGACTCGGGTTGGTCGACATGGTCCGGGGGAGGAGGAGTCTCAAACTTTAAGGTGAACGAGGGTGTGGCGGAGATCGAGATTGCCGCTGCCGGCGGAGATACCTGGAGTACACAGTTCTATCAGGAGCATATCAAGCTGGAAGCAGGCAAAACCTACGAGCTGAGCTTCAAGGCTAAATCTACGGTTGCACGGCAGATTATTGTGGAGTACAGCGGAACCTCGGCCCAGTCAGCTCAAGCGAAGTTTGATGTCACGGCAACCTGGGCGACTTACAGCGCGCAGTTCAGTGTTACAAATGACAGCCCGCTGAAGCTGAACTATCTGATCGGCAAAACCGTGGGTGAAGACGGGACGGCCAACGGTACTGCGCACACCATTTCGCTGGATGATATTGTGGTCAGAGAGGTTACAGGCGGTCCGGTCATCGAACCTGCCAGCGGCACGCTGGATAACGGAACCTTCAATGCGGATCAGGGCATTAAGGGCTGGACGCAATACTTCGAAGAACCAGGGAAGGGGAGTGCCGCAGTTAAGGATGAGGAGCTTGATATCTCGTTGAATTTCACCGGATTATATAATTACACTGCGCAGGTCGATTACAGAGACCTGAAGCTTGTGAAAGGTAAGACCTACACCCTGACCTTCAAGGCCCGCTCGGATGTGAACCGGCTGATTGAAGTGGCCGTTGAGCACTTCGGCCCGGATTACAACAAGTATTTACCGGTGACAGCCTTAGCCCTGACCAGTGAGATGGAGGTGTACAGCTACACCTTCACTATGAATGACAGCACCGATGCGGGTGCACATCTGGTATTCCTTATGGGGCTCATTGACGGAAACAGCGCACAGACCAACACGGCCATCCAAGCCGGCAACCATATTTATATCGATGATGTCAGCCTGGTGGAGGCTCCTTAA